One genomic region from Bacteroidota bacterium encodes:
- a CDS encoding PorV/PorQ family protein, producing the protein MPALRSLVLLAFTLLLAASPAEAQRVAKYGADFLAGGVGGRALGMGGAYVALAGDVSAGYWNPAGLSQTVYPEIAYMHAERFAGIVQFDYGAGSFPINPRSTVGISFFRSGVDDIANTLNAWDAQNDRPVPDSISFFSAADYAFFVSYARQMRSNLSVGLTAKVVRRGIGDFASAWGYSLDLGAQYRVGRFQFGVNIQDVTGMLQSWSVDSGELAAISEVFGQDAPVGGSEIVLPVARFGTGVALPLTRDLGFTAGLDFDFAFDGQRTYAFNAGDVSFHPRLGTELTFRNIVALRAGISDVTSSERFGTEVTPTVGAGLNVGAFDVNYGFGDFGGIRQELGYSHRVSLKLTFAQERFARTNR; encoded by the coding sequence ATGCCTGCTCTTCGCTCGCTCGTTCTCCTCGCGTTCACCCTCCTCCTCGCTGCCTCGCCTGCCGAGGCGCAGCGCGTGGCGAAGTACGGTGCCGACTTCCTCGCCGGTGGTGTAGGCGGCCGGGCGCTCGGCATGGGCGGGGCCTACGTGGCGCTCGCGGGCGACGTGTCGGCGGGCTACTGGAATCCGGCCGGCCTGAGCCAGACCGTCTACCCCGAGATCGCCTACATGCACGCCGAGCGCTTCGCCGGGATCGTGCAGTTCGACTACGGGGCCGGCAGCTTCCCGATCAACCCGCGCTCGACGGTCGGCATCTCGTTCTTCCGCTCCGGCGTCGACGACATCGCCAACACGCTCAACGCCTGGGACGCGCAGAACGACCGGCCCGTGCCGGACTCGATCAGCTTCTTCTCCGCGGCCGACTACGCCTTCTTCGTCTCCTACGCCCGGCAGATGCGCTCCAACCTCTCGGTCGGCCTCACGGCGAAGGTCGTCCGCCGCGGCATCGGCGACTTCGCCAGCGCGTGGGGCTACTCGCTCGACCTCGGCGCGCAGTACCGGGTCGGGCGGTTCCAGTTCGGGGTCAACATCCAGGACGTGACCGGGATGCTGCAGTCGTGGAGCGTGGACAGCGGGGAACTGGCCGCCATCAGCGAGGTCTTCGGGCAGGACGCGCCCGTCGGCGGCTCCGAGATTGTCCTCCCGGTGGCGCGCTTCGGGACGGGCGTCGCGCTGCCGCTGACGCGGGACCTCGGTTTCACGGCCGGGCTAGACTTCGACTTCGCCTTCGACGGGCAGCGGACCTACGCCTTCAACGCGGGCGACGTGTCGTTCCACCCGCGCCTCGGGACCGAACTGACCTTCCGCAACATCGTCGCCCTGCGCGCCGGCATTTCCGACGTGACGAGCTCCGAGCGCTTCGGCACCGAAGTCACCCCGACCGTCGGCGCGGGCCTGAACGTCGGCGCGTTCGACGTGAACTACGGCTTCGGCGACTTCGGCGGCATCCGGCAGGAGCTGGGCTACTCGCACCGGGTCTCGCTCAAGCTCACCTTCGCCCAGGAGCGCTTCGCCCGGACGAACCGGTGA